Within the Cyanobium sp. ATX 6F1 genome, the region GCAGAGTTGGATGTTTTTGTCTTCATACCAGAATCTCCGTAAAAAACTTCTTTCGCAGACTCGAATTCTTTCGATGGTACATCTTGGACCTCGTGGATTTGACAGCATTGGCGGCGCAGTCGTTCAAACGACAGCTTTCATTTTTGAGAAAAGACCTGCCAATAATTATCGAGGCTATTTCTTCCGTCTAGTTGAAGGGCAGAACGAATTTGCCAAAGAGACAGCCTTCGTCCAATCAGTTGAGTCTTTATCTCGCTCCACTAATTCAATGGTTTACCGTGCATCCACTTCAGACTTCTGCAAAATACCTGGCAGCCAGATCGCATATTGGCTTAGTAAGCGTACGGGAACAATTTTCCAGTCAAACGAGAAACTTGGCAGTATCTTTAGCGTCAATCCGGGAATCCGCACAGGAAGAGATGAGCAGTTCTTGAGACTTTGGTTTGAAGTCTCACAGAATGCGATTCAGTTTGGCCTAACAGATGCGGCTCAAATGAGAGATGATCTACGTTGGTTTCCTCTGCATAAGGGAGGTCCGTTTAGAAAGTGGTATGGCAATTCCGAACACGTTGTTAATTTGTATGATGACGCGATTGACATTAAAACAAAAAGTCCAGATTATCGGCTTCGTGACAAGTCCTGGTATTTTAAGCCATTCGTTACTTGGTCAAGGATTAGCTCGTCAGACGTTGCATTTCGAGTTATCGACAATGGAGTTCTTTTCTCAGATGCCGGACCAGGCATCTTTGCTAACGACCGATGTCATGAGGTAACAGGACTGCTTAACTCAAAACTCGGCAATCACTTTCTTGAAGCTATTAACCCTACGCTAAACTATCAAAAGCAAGACATCGAGGGAGTTCCATTTATTCAAAAATGTAAGGATACCTTCGTAGCAGAACTGATCGGTCTTGCCAAGCGTGACTGGGACAACTTCGAGACTTCGTGGGACTTCCATGACCAGCCCTTGCTACGGCCGGGGCTGAAGGGCCAGGCGTTGAAGGCGAGCTGGCGGAATTGGGAGGCGCAGAGCACCGCCGCCATCCGCCGGATGCAGGAGCTGGAAACGGAAAACAACCGGCTCTTCATCGCCGCTTACGGCCTCGAGGATGAGCTTGAGCCGGAAGTGCCCGAAGAGCAAATCACCCTCGCCCGCGCCGACGCCCGCACGGATGTGGCCGCTTTCCTCTCCTATGCCGTCGGCTGCATGATGGGGCGCTACAGCCTCGATGAGCCAGGCTTGACCCTGGCCGATTCCCTCGATAGCCAAGCCGACCACCTCGCTGCCTACGAAGGCAAGGCGGGCAAGCCCCTCAGCGAAGTCCAGTACTTGCCCGATGCGGACGGCATCCTCCCCGTGCTCGATGGTGAATGGTTTGAAGACGACATCGTGGCCCGTAGCCGCGAGTTCCTGGCCGTCACCTTCCCAGAGAGCTCCCTGGCCGAGAATCTGCGCTTCATCGAAACCTCCCTCAGCAAAGACCTGCGCAAATACTTCTGCTCAGACTTCTACAAGGACCACCTGCAGACCTACAAGAAGCGGCCGATCTACTGGATGGTGCAGAGCCCAAAGAAGGGCTTCGGCTGCCTGATCTACCTGCACCGCTATACCAAGGACACCCTCAACCTTGTGCTCAACAACTACTTCCGCCCTTACCTCTCCAAACTGGAGGCTCGCCTCGCCCAGCTAGGCCTCGATCAACTCAACGACGATCTCCCCACCCGCGAGCGCACCGCCGCCCGCAAGGAGGCCGAGAAAATCACCAAGGTGTTGCGCGAATGCCAGGCCTGGGAGCAGGACGCCCTCCTCCCCCTGGCCCAGCAACGCATCGAGCTCGACCTCGATGACGGTGTGAAGGTGAACTACCTCAAGCTTCAGGAGGTGCTTGCACCGATTCCTGGGCTGGCGGCGAAGGAGGACTGAGGTATAATAAGGTTATTACAAACAAGTAACGCTACTTATTCCTGCCGTGGCACACAAAAGCTTGTGAAAATAAAAAGGCTAGAAATTGAAAACTTCCGCTGCAAGGACAAGGCCACTCTTAAGCTTGGCTCACGTCTTACTCTACTTCTCGGCGAGAATGGGTCTGGTAAAACAACATTCCTTGATGCGATAGCGATCGCATTAGGTGCCATCATTTCCTATTTACCCAAGGCTAAAGGGAGAAGCTTCCAGAAGCGTGGAGAGATTCGTCAAATTGGAGGGAGGACACTCAAATACGCGCGTATTGCTGTTGAAAGTATAGAGGGTATTTCTTGGGATTGCGTCGAGAAAGATCCGAAGTCAAGAGTCAAGATACCTGAGATTGGCAAGAGACAGCTGAAGGAATATCTTGACCAACAAATTCTCGAGCCACTCGCCAATGAAGATGATTTTGTTCTTCCAATCTTCGCTTTCTACGGGGTCAGCAGGGCCTTGCTTGATATTCCAGAAAGGCGTCGTGGTTTTGACTTAGAGTCCGATCGAATTTTTGATGCCCTGGATCAAGCCCTGACATCTGGATCTAATTTCAGATCTGCTTTTATATGGTATTTCAACAAAGAGATGGAAGAGTTGAGGCTACGCAATGAGATACGTAACTTTGACATTACGCTTCCACAGCTAAGGGCTGTACGTAAATGCTTAACGACACTTTTTCCAACTCTTACGAATCCTCGTTTTTCCGTGAAACCTCCCCTTCGTCTCATAGTCACTGAGAATAGAGAGGATCTAGAACTTTCACAATTGAGCGATGGCTATAAAACCATGATCGGTGTAGCTATTGACCTGTCACGTCGCATGGCAGCAGGCAATCCTGACATGGATAACCCTTTGGAATCGCCCGCAATCGTAATGATTGATGAGGTGGATCTACATCTCCACCCAGCCTGGCAACAGAGGATTGTTTCGGATTTGCTCAAATGCTTTCCCAATACTCAATTTATCGTAACGACTCATAGCCCGATTATTGTTGAAGGGATTAATAATCTCTTGAAAAGATATGCCATTGACAAACTGCTTCCAGCCTTCTTGGACGATGACTCGCTGATTAATATTAGGGCCCTGCACCCGCTCAATCCAGCGGAAACGGCAGTCTATCAGGTTACGCAATACGATCAAGTAGAGCTTATGGACATGGAAGAAGGCCTAACTGCTGACAGCTTAATTGAGAACTTTAATCAAGTCTCACTCACCTTTGAACACATGCGTGAGCTCGAGTGGAGATTGCAGAATGAACATCAAGAAGAAAATGGCTAGGACATGGCAGGAACCCCTCGTTTAGACCTTATTCCAGCCAGTCTGGTTCATTGTATTTGTTTGGCCAACAAGAATCCCTGTGATCTCTGCTGCGGTAAGATTTGTTTTCTAGATCAGGGGATACGTGTTACTATAAGGCCAAAAAAAGGAGAAATTGCCGCTGCCTTGGCGCTTGATGGATGTGTCTTTACGGATTACCAAAAAAAATGTGATGGACTTTTCGTCTTATTTAGATCTGGCCGCGTCGACATTATACTTGTTGAACTGAAGGCTAGTCATGTTGTTGACGCATTTGAGCAGATCTCGCATGTTATGCAGAGTAGGAAGGAGTATCGCGATATAGTGTCGCACTTGACATCTTTAGTGGCAAATCCAAGGCAGATTGTGCAGAGGTCTTTCATTGTTACGACGGGATTTCTCAATCCACAAGTACGGCAGAAGTGGGAGAAGGCTTGCGGCGTTCTGCCCAGGGTGATTACTGTTGAAAAAACAGCTTCGTCCGCGCCCGATCTTCGAAATGAGCTATAAAGTATGGTTAAATCATTATTCGCAATTCAGAATTGTCAGCTTTCTGTCGCTCATTTTGACTTAATCGATATATCTGTGTATGAGATCGCCTCGTTTTTAATGAAGTTGTGGTCAGCTATCTCAGGGTTCGTTGCAAATCAGGATTAAGTCAGCATGACCCGAACCCCCGCCTCCACATCCCGCATCCACGAGAGTCTGGACGCCGCAATTGCCCGTAAGCGCGTGGTGATCTGGTACGACCCCAGCGGTGAGTGGACAGAAGACTTCGAGAGCTTCCAGCCCAAAGGCACCGAGAAGCGGCGCGTGATCGGCAACGAATTCTCCACCAAGGTGGAGATCAGTCGGGCGCCACTGAACCAGCGCTTCCTGCTCTACATCCCTTCCGAGAAGCCTGCTGAGAAGGACAACTGGCTGCTGGATCTGCTCCTGGCAGGCCATGAATTCAAGGCCGACCGGGCCTCTCTCGATCTCCAGGAAGCGGGCCTCACCCTTGAGTTCAAGGAGTTGGCCCAGCAGCACAAGGCCTTTTTCCGCTCTCCCATCCGCACCCAGCAACTCAAAGAGCTGCTGCGCCCCAACGACGACGAGAGCGCCGTTCGGCTCAAGATGCTTGCCGTGGTGGCCAAGCAACCAGCCGACATCGACAAGCTGTTGCTCCATGCCTTCAGGCAGCTGGATCCCACCGATACAGAGGCCGATGATCCGGTGCAGGCGGCCTACGGCAGCGCGCTCCTCAGCGAGCATTTCTGGAAAGCCGTGGCCAGCAAGTTCGGCTACCGCAGCATGGCCCCGAGCTTGCGCGATTTCGCTGTAGCGCTGTTCAAGAGCGTTAGCCCGATCGGTCCCCAAGGCGACCTGCAGCCCCACGGGCGCGTGTTCCTGAGCTTCTGGAAAGACAGCAACCGCAATCGAGCGGTCTTCGAGGCCTGGTCGCTAGCCATGGCTCAGCTGCTGGCCATCGAGCCGCAGCTCAACGACGCGCCCCCGGAGTTCGATCCAGGCGAAGAGGACAGCTTCGAACTGATCGAGCGCTTCGTGTTGCATCGCCTCGTGAACGGGTTCACCGCCGGTGTGGCCGATGCCCAGCTGCTGCAGACCATCCGCAACCGGCGCCATTCCACCTGGTACGACAAGCACCAGCACGGCTACCAGGCGATTGAGCACGCCATCAGTCTGCGCAGCCTCTTGGAGAAGGCCGTACTCCAGGTGGAGAGCTTGGACGCTGGTCTGCAGCAATACATCAGCGGCTGGTGGCGCATCGATGAGGCCTACCGCCGCTGCACCTTTCACGCCCGCACCTACCAACAGCCCGGCCTGCTCCAGAAACTCCGCCACTGGGTGGAGAGTCACTACGTGAACAACTTCCTGCTGCCGCTCACCAACAACTGGAGTGATCAGGTGGCCGGCCTGAGTCAGTGGCGCTCACAGGCCCTGCCAGCGCAGAAGGAGTTCCACATGCGCTACGTGCATGCACCCCTGGGCTCCAGGGGCATCAAGCGGCTGTTTGTGGTGATCTCCGATGCCCTGCGCTACGAGGCCGCCCGCGATTTTGCCGATCGTCTCTTGAACCAACCAGGCAAGGGATGGCAGGTGGAGGTCGACGCGCTGCTGGGTTCGCTGCCCTCCTACACGCAGTTGGGCATGGCCTCCCTTTTGCCTGGGGCACAAGTGAGCATCAATCCCGCCGATGGTTCAGCCGTGGTCGATGGCCAGAGCGCCAGCGGCACCGTCAACCGCGACAAGATCCTCAAGACCTACGCCAAGGGCCGCGCCAAGGCCCTGCTTGCCGATGACTTCCTCAGCCTCCCCACCAGCACCGCCGGAAAAGAGCTCACGCGAGACAACGACCTGATCGTCATCTACCACAACCGCATCGATCAAGTAGGCGACAAGCAGGCCACCGAAGCCCAGACCTTCCAGGCGGTGGAGCAGGCCTTTGAGGAACTCGAGCAGATCCTGCGCAAGATCGCCAGCCTCAAGGGAAGCCAGGCCCTGATCACCGCCGACCACGGCTTCCTGTTCCAGCAGGAGCCCCTCGATGCCAACGACAAGGCGGTGTTCCCCCCAGCCGATCAGCTCCCAACCAAAAGTCGACGCTTCGCGCTGGGTGATGGCATCGAGCCGAGGCCTGGCCAGAAGATCTTCGCGGCCCAGGCCCTCGGCTTCACTGGCGGCTGGAGTGCTGTGTTCCCTCTGGGCCTCGATCGCTTCCCGATCAAGGGTTCGGGGTCCCGCTTCGTGCACGGCGGCACGTCTTTGCAGGAGGTGGTGGTGCCGGTGATCAAGCTCAAGCGAGAGACCAAAGAGGAGAGTCGCCTGGTGGAGGTGGAGGTGCTGCGACTGCCCGCCAAGATCACCACAGTTCGCCTGTCATTGGCCCTGTTCCAGCACGATCCGGTGGAGGCCAAGAAGGTGATGCCCCTGCAGCTGCGCATTGGCCTATACGCCAAGGCCGATGGCGCCCCCCTCTGCGCGCCCCGCACGGTGCTGTTTGATTCGGCCGCCACCGATCCCCGTGAGCGCGAGCAGCCACTCATGCTGGAACTCTCCAACGCTGCCGACGACTACAACAACCAGATGGTGGAGCTGCGCCTAGAGCGGCTCGTGGAGGGTGTCGCCGATCCGGTTCCCTACAAGAGCGCTGAACTGAAGCTGCAGCGGCCCTTCGGCAGTGATTTCGATGAGTTCTGATGGCCTTAGCCCATGCCTAAGCTAATGGCATCATTGGAGCCCTTTGCCATGGAGCCAGCTGTCCCACTGCCGCGTTCGGAGCCGCACACGGGGCCGCACTCAGGGCCTCGTCTGGTGAATGTGCATCAGGCCAAAACCCAGTTGTCTCGCCTGATCGATGATGCCCATGCCGGCGAGACGATCGTTCTGGCCAAGGCCGGCAAGCCCTGGGCCAGGCTGATGCCATTGGCACCGCCACCCCCGCAGCGCCTTCCTGGTCGCCTGCGCAGCTATGGACCCCTGAGCGATCCCGGCATCCTCCTGGAGCCTTTGGAGGCTGATGAGCTCGCCAGCTGGGAAGAGAGCCCGCTGATCTCGGCAGCCCCCAACCCGTGACGAACTCCGCGGCCTACCTGCTCGACAGCCATGTGCTGCTCTGGTGGTGGTTTGATCCTGATCGGCTCTCGGCCGCTGTGCGTGAACTGCTGATCGAGCCCACCAACACGGTGCTGGTGAGTGCAGCCACGGTGTGGGAGCTCAGCCTCAAGTACCACCGCGGCAAGCTGCCTGAGCTGGAGCGCGCCATCGATGACCTGCCGGGACTGCTGCAGGCTGATGGCTTCCAGCCCCTGCCGATCACCCACTCCCATGGGCTGAGGGCCGGCGCCTACAGCCAGGCCCACCGGGATCCGTTTGATCGGGTGCTGGCCGCCCAGGCAGAACTGGATCGCCTGGTGCTGCTCACCGCCGATCCGCAGCTCTCCACCTTCCCCTGTCAGACCCTTTGGTGACCTCGCATGGCGATTGAGCACAGCCCCCTCGATCAGAAGATCCTCGAGCACTTCCCCGGCCTGGTGGTCCGCAAGGACCTCACCACCGAGCTCAAGCAGAACGCGGTGGTGCCCACCTACGTGCTCGAGTACCTGCTCGGCCAGCACTGCGCCACTGACGATCCGGCTTTGATTGCCGAAGGGCTCGAATCAGTGCGCCGCATCCTCGCAAAGCACTACGTGCACCGCAACCAGTCGGAGCTGGTGAAATCCACGATCAAGGACAAGGGAAGCCACAAGGTGATCGACAAGCTCACCGTTACCTTCAACGAAAGGGCTGGCTTCCACGAGGTGGAGTTCACCAACCTCGGCATCAAGAAAGTGCCGATCGACGATTCCTACGTCAAGCGCTACCCCAAGCTGCTGGTGGGTGGCATCTGGGCGATCACGGACGTGGAGTACGAACTCCCCGTCGACCCCAAGGCCAGCCCCTGGCAGATCTCAACAGTGAAGCCCATCCAGGTGGCCGGCGTCGATCACGAGGAGTTCCTGGCGG harbors:
- the pglX gene encoding BREX-1 system adenine-specific DNA-methyltransferase PglX gives rise to the protein MTVNTAALKSFAPAMRRQLLVAVGRKLDLLLNSQTTDTLATYASQIAQLREQEAENRAVLLERVAYSWFNRLAALRYLDAKGWHPFGCRVLMPASEAETQPELLKLMRSGGLPAELKLHTNEDRLHGLLNGQIPPAIAGADPQGEVYRELVLAVCRFYHQLLPNLFEGLDDATELLLPDDLLTEGSIAAGFRHSISDTDCDDVEILGWLYQFYIAEKKDEVMARKKAVPTEDIPAVTQLFTPHWIVRYLVENSLGRLWLLNRPDSKLREQMPYYIEGEAETDFLKINRPEEIKLLDPACGSGHMLTYAFDLLSLIYAEEGYAPSEIPALILRNNLYGLEICPRAAQLSELALVFKARESSRRFFQPDQLVRPQIIDLQDVRFGDDELNDYIQALDLGELFDQRLLKLLHQFEDAKTFGSLIQPCMDEGSIIFVRQAIEAKDLGGQLFLSETHGKVLRLLDQAEALTQRCHVVVANPPYMGQGVMNPELKAFVSERYPDSKSDLFAAFIESNNARLIPNGTNAMITMQSWMFLSSYQNLRKKLLSQTRILSMVHLGPRGFDSIGGAVVQTTAFIFEKRPANNYRGYFFRLVEGQNEFAKETAFVQSVESLSRSTNSMVYRASTSDFCKIPGSQIAYWLSKRTGTIFQSNEKLGSIFSVNPGIRTGRDEQFLRLWFEVSQNAIQFGLTDAAQMRDDLRWFPLHKGGPFRKWYGNSEHVVNLYDDAIDIKTKSPDYRLRDKSWYFKPFVTWSRISSSDVAFRVIDNGVLFSDAGPGIFANDRCHEVTGLLNSKLGNHFLEAINPTLNYQKQDIEGVPFIQKCKDTFVAELIGLAKRDWDNFETSWDFHDQPLLRPGLKGQALKASWRNWEAQSTAAIRRMQELETENNRLFIAAYGLEDELEPEVPEEQITLARADARTDVAAFLSYAVGCMMGRYSLDEPGLTLADSLDSQADHLAAYEGKAGKPLSEVQYLPDADGILPVLDGEWFEDDIVARSREFLAVTFPESSLAENLRFIETSLSKDLRKYFCSDFYKDHLQTYKKRPIYWMVQSPKKGFGCLIYLHRYTKDTLNLVLNNYFRPYLSKLEARLAQLGLDQLNDDLPTRERTAARKEAEKITKVLRECQAWEQDALLPLAQQRIELDLDDGVKVNYLKLQEVLAPIPGLAAKED
- a CDS encoding AAA family ATPase; the protein is MKIKRLEIENFRCKDKATLKLGSRLTLLLGENGSGKTTFLDAIAIALGAIISYLPKAKGRSFQKRGEIRQIGGRTLKYARIAVESIEGISWDCVEKDPKSRVKIPEIGKRQLKEYLDQQILEPLANEDDFVLPIFAFYGVSRALLDIPERRRGFDLESDRIFDALDQALTSGSNFRSAFIWYFNKEMEELRLRNEIRNFDITLPQLRAVRKCLTTLFPTLTNPRFSVKPPLRLIVTENREDLELSQLSDGYKTMIGVAIDLSRRMAAGNPDMDNPLESPAIVMIDEVDLHLHPAWQQRIVSDLLKCFPNTQFIVTTHSPIIVEGINNLLKRYAIDKLLPAFLDDDSLINIRALHPLNPAETAVYQVTQYDQVELMDMEEGLTADSLIENFNQVSLTFEHMRELEWRLQNEHQEENG
- the pglZ gene encoding BREX-1 system phosphatase PglZ type A is translated as MTRTPASTSRIHESLDAAIARKRVVIWYDPSGEWTEDFESFQPKGTEKRRVIGNEFSTKVEISRAPLNQRFLLYIPSEKPAEKDNWLLDLLLAGHEFKADRASLDLQEAGLTLEFKELAQQHKAFFRSPIRTQQLKELLRPNDDESAVRLKMLAVVAKQPADIDKLLLHAFRQLDPTDTEADDPVQAAYGSALLSEHFWKAVASKFGYRSMAPSLRDFAVALFKSVSPIGPQGDLQPHGRVFLSFWKDSNRNRAVFEAWSLAMAQLLAIEPQLNDAPPEFDPGEEDSFELIERFVLHRLVNGFTAGVADAQLLQTIRNRRHSTWYDKHQHGYQAIEHAISLRSLLEKAVLQVESLDAGLQQYISGWWRIDEAYRRCTFHARTYQQPGLLQKLRHWVESHYVNNFLLPLTNNWSDQVAGLSQWRSQALPAQKEFHMRYVHAPLGSRGIKRLFVVISDALRYEAARDFADRLLNQPGKGWQVEVDALLGSLPSYTQLGMASLLPGAQVSINPADGSAVVDGQSASGTVNRDKILKTYAKGRAKALLADDFLSLPTSTAGKELTRDNDLIVIYHNRIDQVGDKQATEAQTFQAVEQAFEELEQILRKIASLKGSQALITADHGFLFQQEPLDANDKAVFPPADQLPTKSRRFALGDGIEPRPGQKIFAAQALGFTGGWSAVFPLGLDRFPIKGSGSRFVHGGTSLQEVVVPVIKLKRETKEESRLVEVEVLRLPAKITTVRLSLALFQHDPVEAKKVMPLQLRIGLYAKADGAPLCAPRTVLFDSAATDPREREQPLMLELSNAADDYNNQMVELRLERLVEGVADPVPYKSAELKLQRPFGSDFDEF
- a CDS encoding type II toxin-antitoxin system Phd/YefM family antitoxin, whose protein sequence is MNVHQAKTQLSRLIDDAHAGETIVLAKAGKPWARLMPLAPPPPQRLPGRLRSYGPLSDPGILLEPLEADELASWEESPLISAAPNP
- a CDS encoding type II toxin-antitoxin system VapC family toxin; amino-acid sequence: MTNSAAYLLDSHVLLWWWFDPDRLSAAVRELLIEPTNTVLVSAATVWELSLKYHRGKLPELERAIDDLPGLLQADGFQPLPITHSHGLRAGAYSQAHRDPFDRVLAAQAELDRLVLLTADPQLSTFPCQTLW